A region from the Candidatus Electrothrix scaldis genome encodes:
- a CDS encoding ATP-binding protein, protein MRFSLRLKLALLSLLLLLFPLLGMRLNNTLKNSLITSQQETLTLTAQAVAAALTDRNDLFDREQFHGLNQDKDLYLFQLTNTIQLDGKLDDWRPELAEAEEFGREHLISSEGNYVLQSLNFRHLAGKQDKYLYALFDVQDDHVIYRSKNSLRLDRSDHLQIIIGDDEGQRKYLITAHEQGWVNGFLMPDIPIKFPVSEQRIQGVWTQTESGYILEIRIPLELLGNKLAFTIADVDDAETRDIKALIGTSNLKEDKAPGLLLTTSTPIEEILKSLDRPYARIRIVDRNQRVRAQVGSLRTTEVSRKQEDNLSRRINEFMRPLYRFFINPFLAEFKDQASQPTELDMKGIREGLAGKHSVTSYLMEGGQVEVMAAITPLYEQEQVIGAVVVEQTTNSILSLSNRLIEETISLSVIAFLFGGCVLLFFAFRISARIRHLRNQAGSAITPDGRILNTIHRSSASDEIADLGRTLESMLSQLQQQIEHREQMADNLEHEMRTPLAGIAASVKNLRQEQLDTNSSDRIMEYIQWVERDVQRMEALLTSIREATTLKNALLLDSMEVFDLGRAISVWLEHGWQPVFGEVDILYQEPEHEVLVNGDPVRLRQALDKLVENAVSFHSLGTTIELELENSEEGISLFVINEGPTIDPDMQQQIFHSMISSRSVKDKSPHLGLGLYIVRTVLDHHDGGVSVQNLSDGREGVVFTITLPVAVDNS, encoded by the coding sequence ATGCGTTTTTCTCTGCGCCTAAAACTCGCTCTCCTCTCACTTCTCCTCCTTCTCTTCCCCTTACTGGGGATGCGTCTAAATAATACCTTAAAAAATAGCCTGATTACATCTCAACAGGAAACCCTGACTTTGACTGCGCAGGCTGTTGCAGCCGCTTTAACAGATAGAAATGACCTCTTTGATCGTGAACAGTTTCACGGTTTAAATCAGGATAAGGATCTGTATCTTTTCCAACTCACCAATACCATTCAATTGGACGGTAAGCTTGATGATTGGAGGCCGGAGCTTGCTGAGGCCGAGGAATTCGGCCGTGAACACCTCATAAGTTCCGAAGGAAATTATGTCCTGCAATCCCTTAATTTTCGACATCTCGCCGGTAAACAGGATAAATACTTGTATGCTCTTTTCGACGTGCAGGATGATCATGTCATTTACCGGAGCAAAAATTCCTTACGTCTTGACCGCTCTGACCATTTGCAGATTATTATTGGTGATGATGAGGGACAGAGAAAATATTTGATCACGGCCCATGAACAAGGCTGGGTGAATGGTTTTCTCATGCCTGATATCCCTATTAAATTCCCAGTGAGTGAGCAACGAATTCAAGGGGTGTGGACGCAGACGGAGAGCGGATATATCCTGGAAATTCGTATTCCTCTTGAGTTACTAGGGAATAAACTTGCTTTCACTATTGCCGATGTTGACGATGCGGAAACAAGAGATATTAAAGCATTAATCGGTACTTCCAACCTTAAAGAAGACAAGGCACCTGGGCTTCTTTTAACCACATCAACACCTATTGAGGAAATTCTGAAGTCTCTTGATAGGCCATATGCCCGTATCCGGATTGTTGATCGTAATCAAAGGGTAAGAGCACAGGTTGGTAGTCTGCGGACCACAGAAGTTTCAAGAAAGCAGGAAGACAATCTCTCCCGTCGTATCAATGAATTTATGCGACCGCTTTATCGCTTTTTTATTAATCCTTTTTTAGCAGAGTTTAAGGACCAGGCTTCCCAACCTACTGAGTTGGATATGAAAGGGATTCGAGAGGGGCTTGCAGGGAAACACTCTGTTACCAGTTATTTGATGGAAGGCGGGCAGGTTGAGGTCATGGCCGCCATAACGCCTTTGTACGAGCAGGAGCAGGTTATTGGGGCTGTGGTTGTCGAACAAACGACGAACTCTATTCTTTCACTGAGTAACCGTCTCATTGAAGAGACGATATCTCTCTCTGTTATTGCTTTTCTTTTCGGTGGCTGTGTTCTCCTCTTTTTTGCCTTCCGTATTTCTGCCCGGATTCGTCATCTCCGTAATCAGGCTGGTTCGGCCATTACTCCTGACGGGAGGATTCTTAATACTATTCATAGAAGTTCGGCAAGCGATGAAATAGCGGATTTGGGCCGTACCCTGGAATCCATGCTTAGCCAGTTACAGCAGCAGATTGAGCATAGAGAACAGATGGCAGATAATCTTGAACACGAAATGCGGACGCCTCTCGCAGGTATCGCTGCTTCAGTAAAGAACCTCCGCCAGGAGCAGCTTGACACGAATTCTTCTGATCGTATTATGGAGTATATTCAGTGGGTAGAGAGAGATGTGCAGAGAATGGAAGCACTGCTCACGTCTATTCGGGAGGCCACTACTTTGAAGAACGCTCTCCTGCTTGACAGTATGGAGGTCTTCGACTTAGGGAGAGCGATCTCTGTATGGTTAGAACACGGCTGGCAGCCAGTCTTCGGTGAGGTAGATATTTTGTACCAGGAGCCAGAGCATGAGGTACTGGTTAATGGAGACCCTGTGCGATTACGTCAGGCCTTAGATAAGCTTGTGGAAAATGCTGTGTCTTTCCATTCCCTAGGCACTACGATTGAGCTTGAGCTTGAGAATAGTGAAGAGGGGATCTCATTGTTTGTTATTAATGAAGGACCGACTATCGACCCAGATATGCAGCAGCAAATTTTTCACTCCATGATTTCGAGCCGCTCGGTCAAAGATAAGTCACCGCACTTAGGGCTTGGCCTGTATATTGTGCGTACCGTGCTGGATCATCATGATGGAGGGGTAAGCGTTCAGAATTTATCGGATGGAAGGGAGGGCGTGGTGTTTACGATTACGCTTCCCGTTGCGGTGGATAACTCATAA
- a CDS encoding peptidoglycan-binding domain-containing protein has product MLKKKNFMMAAALLFAVSSPALAQYGQVDPSQFINEGFPTNVQPGECYSRCLAPAVYEDVEEQIEIAPAMARTEYIPAEYEWVDEQVLAKEASEKIETIPAQFEWREEQVVIKEGSEEIKVIPAQYDWVEEQVIVKEASEELKSIPARYEWVDEQVMVSPEVITVTITNPGYDEVKEQVLVKAPSAKWIKKATHCSPEDVKMGLTDCDTLCYVAVPAMYKTVVKKVPKDCAGVYGGCRQEVVIPAEYRTVRKRVVAEPARTETVSIPAEYGTVRKQVMVAPARTEVVTIPPVTQNIRKKVMVAPAQTRSIPVPPEYNTVKVKKLVKPAEETVVNVPAEYKTITKKVKVSDSKVVWKPALCKDELIDSTIRQVQTALSQLGFYNGLIDGKLSPETNEAIRNFQIENGLAQGGGLTDETVEALGIY; this is encoded by the coding sequence ATGTTGAAGAAAAAAAATTTTATGATGGCCGCCGCCCTGCTTTTCGCAGTATCCTCCCCGGCACTCGCCCAGTATGGTCAAGTTGATCCTTCTCAATTTATCAACGAGGGTTTTCCCACCAATGTTCAACCTGGCGAATGTTACTCTCGCTGTCTTGCCCCGGCTGTCTACGAGGATGTTGAGGAGCAAATCGAGATCGCACCTGCTATGGCGCGTACAGAATACATTCCTGCTGAGTACGAGTGGGTTGATGAGCAGGTTCTTGCCAAAGAGGCCTCTGAAAAAATCGAAACAATTCCTGCACAGTTTGAGTGGCGGGAAGAACAAGTTGTTATTAAAGAGGGTTCTGAAGAGATTAAAGTAATTCCTGCGCAGTATGACTGGGTTGAAGAACAAGTCATTGTAAAAGAGGCTTCCGAGGAACTTAAATCTATCCCTGCACGCTACGAATGGGTTGATGAGCAGGTTATGGTCTCGCCTGAGGTTATTACCGTCACCATTACTAATCCTGGATATGATGAAGTCAAAGAGCAGGTTTTAGTTAAAGCTCCCTCAGCAAAATGGATCAAGAAGGCAACTCACTGCTCCCCTGAAGATGTAAAAATGGGCCTCACCGACTGTGACACTCTGTGTTACGTTGCTGTTCCAGCTATGTACAAAACAGTTGTTAAAAAAGTACCTAAAGATTGCGCTGGAGTATATGGCGGATGTCGCCAGGAAGTTGTCATCCCAGCAGAATACAGAACTGTTCGTAAAAGAGTTGTTGCGGAGCCCGCAAGAACAGAAACCGTCTCCATTCCTGCAGAGTACGGCACTGTACGTAAGCAGGTCATGGTTGCTCCGGCCAGAACAGAGGTTGTGACTATACCTCCTGTTACTCAGAACATCAGAAAAAAAGTCATGGTTGCTCCGGCCCAGACACGTTCAATCCCTGTTCCTCCCGAGTACAATACTGTTAAGGTTAAAAAACTCGTGAAGCCTGCTGAAGAGACAGTTGTTAATGTTCCTGCTGAGTACAAAACCATTACCAAGAAGGTTAAGGTTAGCGACAGTAAAGTTGTTTGGAAGCCTGCTCTTTGTAAAGATGAGCTTATTGACTCAACAATCCGTCAGGTACAGACCGCATTGAGCCAACTGGGTTTTTACAATGGCCTGATTGACGGCAAACTGAGTCCTGAAACCAATGAAGCGATCAGGAATTTTCAGATTGAGAATGGACTCGCCCAGGGTGGTGGATTGACTGACGAGACTGTAGAGGCTTTGGGAATCTACTAG
- a CDS encoding peptidoglycan-binding domain-containing protein: protein MKQMKNGVAIGAVALFALTGCVADVAYVPDNSGTQDPCVQGPCQETPAKQEVAQEVAYKDLNQVSAPVAAAPVAAAPMYAQQDLGDGLPMNVQPGECYSRCLAPAVFEDVEEQIEVAPAMEKTEIIPAEYEWVDEQVIAKEASEEIKVIPARYDWVEEQVVVKEASEEIKAIPARYEWQDVQEVIKEASEELKAIPAVYAWQEGQVMVSPEITTVTITDPGYKEVKEQVLVKAPSAKWIKKATHCSPEDIKMGLTDCDTLCYVAVPAMYKTVIKKVPTDCAGNVAGCREEVVIPAEYKPVRTKVVVEPARTETVQIPAEYRNVRKQVLVEPARTETVQIPAEYRNVRKKVMVEPARTEVVQIPAEYKNVKVKKLVRPAEEKVITVPAEYKTITKKVKVSDSKVVWRPALCEDEAVDSKIREMQSALSREGFYTGEINGVLTPESNEALRAYQVERGLPQGGGMTIETLESLGIY from the coding sequence ATGAAACAGATGAAGAATGGCGTGGCCATCGGGGCTGTCGCTCTTTTTGCCTTAACCGGTTGTGTAGCAGACGTTGCTTATGTTCCAGATAATTCTGGAACACAAGACCCTTGTGTTCAGGGGCCCTGCCAGGAAACTCCGGCAAAACAAGAGGTAGCGCAGGAAGTTGCGTACAAAGATCTTAATCAGGTATCAGCTCCTGTTGCGGCTGCTCCTGTTGCGGCTGCTCCAATGTATGCACAGCAGGATCTTGGTGATGGTCTTCCGATGAATGTTCAACCTGGCGAGTGTTACTCACGCTGTCTTGCGCCTGCTGTTTTTGAGGATGTAGAAGAGCAAATTGAAGTAGCACCGGCTATGGAGAAGACCGAAATTATTCCTGCTGAGTACGAGTGGGTTGATGAGCAGGTCATTGCTAAAGAAGCATCTGAAGAAATCAAGGTTATTCCTGCAAGATACGATTGGGTTGAAGAGCAGGTTGTAGTCAAAGAAGCTTCCGAAGAAATCAAAGCAATTCCTGCGAGGTACGAATGGCAGGATGTCCAGGAGGTTATCAAAGAGGCTTCTGAAGAACTTAAGGCTATTCCCGCTGTTTATGCATGGCAGGAAGGTCAGGTCATGGTTTCACCTGAGATCACTACCGTCACAATTACTGATCCTGGTTACAAAGAAGTTAAAGAGCAGGTCCTGGTTAAAGCTCCTTCAGCAAAATGGATTAAAAAAGCGACCCACTGCTCTCCTGAAGATATAAAAATGGGTCTGACCGACTGTGATACTCTGTGCTATGTAGCTGTTCCGGCAATGTACAAAACTGTTATCAAAAAAGTTCCTACTGACTGTGCCGGAAACGTTGCGGGTTGTCGCGAGGAAGTAGTTATTCCTGCAGAGTACAAACCGGTTAGAACAAAAGTTGTTGTTGAGCCTGCAAGAACAGAGACTGTTCAGATTCCTGCTGAATACAGAAACGTACGTAAACAGGTTTTGGTTGAGCCTGCACGGACTGAAACTGTTCAGATCCCTGCTGAGTACAGAAATGTACGTAAAAAGGTTATGGTTGAGCCTGCACGAACGGAAGTCGTTCAGATTCCTGCTGAGTACAAGAACGTTAAAGTCAAGAAGCTCGTAAGACCTGCCGAAGAAAAAGTTATTACTGTTCCGGCTGAGTACAAGACCATTACCAAAAAAGTTAAAGTCAGCGATAGCAAGGTGGTATGGCGTCCGGCTCTGTGTGAAGACGAAGCTGTTGACTCTAAAATCAGAGAGATGCAAAGTGCTCTGAGCCGGGAAGGTTTTTACACCGGTGAAATTAATGGCGTATTGACTCCGGAATCAAATGAAGCATTGAGAGCCTATCAGGTAGAACGTGGCTTACCGCAGGGTGGTGGTATGACCATTGAAACTCTTGAGTCATTAGGCATCTATTAA
- a CDS encoding bifunctional aldolase/short-chain dehydrogenase, whose protein sequence is MQSLWNEQEAGACENELALRVYSSRLLGRDSSLVLHGGGNTSVKIKEKNIIGEEEEILYIKGSGWDLETIETEGFAPVRLQPMIKLAALPALSDPQMVNELKTQLTRANAPTPSVETILHAVLPFRYVDHTHADAVVTITNTADGLQRIKEIYGDLVVIIPYVMPGFDLARDVAQLYAEQAGPQTIGMVLMNHGIFSFADSAQESYERMINLVDMAERYLDSQKAWELEPPKQEQEKSIRRVEIAQLRQAVSEQAGRPMILHVTKSIQGRAFAEHAEVQRISQQGPATPDHVIRTKAIPMLGRDIAGYTQQYREYFATHEPNAKERKTMLDPAPRVILDQELGLCCIGKTAKDATIVHDIYEHTIQCILRAEKLGGWQALPSNDLFDMEYWDLEQAKLAKAGSAPIFTGEVALITGAASGIGKACVTSFLQRGAAVVGLDIDERITETAADPRFLGIQCDLTNEEQIQKALDQTIARFGGLDMLVLNAGMFPTSTTIAELSLETWHKVMSVNLDANLLLLRECHPLLQCAPRKGRVAIIGSKNVPAPGPGAGAYSASKAALTQLMRVAALEWGKDGIRINTLHPNAVFDTGIWTEETLEARAKHYNLSVQEYKTNNVLKTEVLSSQVAELASEICGPLFVCTTAAQLPIDGGNDRVI, encoded by the coding sequence ATGCAAAGTTTATGGAATGAACAAGAGGCTGGGGCCTGCGAAAACGAGCTCGCACTACGGGTGTACTCTTCTCGCCTCTTGGGGCGTGATTCTTCCTTAGTTTTGCATGGCGGTGGCAACACCTCGGTAAAGATTAAAGAAAAAAATATTATTGGCGAAGAGGAAGAGATCCTCTACATAAAAGGCAGTGGCTGGGACCTGGAGACCATTGAGACAGAGGGGTTTGCCCCGGTCCGCCTGCAACCCATGATCAAACTCGCCGCATTACCGGCACTTTCGGACCCGCAAATGGTCAACGAGCTCAAGACCCAGCTGACCCGCGCCAATGCCCCTACCCCTTCGGTGGAAACCATCCTCCACGCCGTCCTGCCCTTTCGTTATGTTGATCACACCCACGCTGATGCAGTCGTGACTATCACCAACACAGCGGATGGCCTCCAGCGAATCAAAGAAATATACGGCGACCTCGTGGTGATCATTCCCTATGTGATGCCGGGCTTTGATCTGGCCAGAGATGTCGCGCAGCTTTATGCAGAACAGGCTGGCCCACAGACCATCGGCATGGTCCTGATGAACCACGGCATCTTTTCCTTCGCTGATTCTGCCCAGGAATCCTACGAACGGATGATCAACCTGGTTGATATGGCGGAACGTTACCTGGACAGTCAAAAGGCCTGGGAGCTGGAGCCACCAAAACAAGAACAGGAAAAATCAATACGCCGCGTTGAGATTGCCCAACTGCGCCAAGCCGTCTCCGAGCAGGCTGGGCGCCCCATGATTTTACACGTAACCAAGAGTATTCAAGGGCGAGCCTTTGCTGAGCATGCAGAGGTACAGCGCATTTCCCAGCAGGGACCTGCAACCCCGGATCATGTTATCCGAACCAAAGCCATTCCCATGCTTGGCCGCGATATAGCGGGTTATACGCAGCAATACAGGGAATATTTCGCAACCCACGAGCCAAATGCGAAAGAACGCAAAACCATGCTCGACCCTGCGCCCAGAGTGATTCTCGATCAGGAGCTAGGGCTCTGCTGCATAGGAAAAACAGCAAAAGATGCTACCATTGTTCATGATATCTATGAACACACCATACAATGCATCCTACGCGCCGAAAAACTCGGCGGGTGGCAAGCACTCCCGTCCAACGATCTTTTTGATATGGAATACTGGGATCTGGAACAGGCTAAACTAGCCAAGGCGGGTTCAGCTCCTATTTTTACCGGAGAGGTAGCCCTGATCACAGGAGCTGCTTCCGGCATAGGAAAAGCCTGCGTCACCTCATTTCTCCAACGAGGTGCAGCTGTAGTAGGCCTGGATATTGACGAACGTATCACTGAAACCGCAGCAGATCCTCGCTTTCTTGGCATCCAGTGCGATCTAACCAATGAAGAACAGATACAGAAAGCCCTGGACCAGACTATCGCTCGTTTCGGGGGCCTGGATATGCTCGTGCTGAATGCGGGAATGTTCCCGACCAGTACTACAATTGCTGAATTATCTTTAGAAACATGGCACAAGGTAATGTCCGTGAATCTGGATGCTAACCTTCTCCTCCTCCGAGAATGCCATCCGCTCTTACAATGTGCCCCAAGAAAAGGACGGGTCGCCATCATCGGTTCAAAAAATGTTCCTGCTCCAGGACCAGGGGCCGGGGCCTATTCCGCCTCCAAAGCAGCCTTGACCCAGCTTATGCGGGTTGCTGCACTGGAATGGGGTAAAGATGGAATCCGCATAAATACTCTGCACCCCAACGCTGTTTTTGATACAGGAATTTGGACGGAGGAAACCTTAGAGGCAAGAGCAAAACATTATAATTTGTCCGTGCAAGAATATAAAACAAACAATGTGCTCAAGACAGAGGTGCTAAGCAGCCAAGTTGCCGAACTAGCGTCTGAAATATGCGGACCACTCTTCGTTTGCACAACAGCAGCGCAGCTCCCTATTGACGGCGGAAACGATCGTGTAATTTAA
- a CDS encoding 8-amino-7-oxononanoate synthase — protein sequence MNSFTCRLTDQLQVLSEQGVRRKMLSVQQTGSASLQHQDVGFLNLASNDYLGLAGDKALLRRFYAALEQEPFFERYALGSGASRLMTGNHAQYALLEEGLASSYQKDKALIFNSGYHINIGLLPALARKGDLILADKLCHASLIDGMRLSGAKMIRYPHLDYVSLEKLLQKYRAGGRAQKKQTIFIVTESIFSMDGDCADLPALVRLKEEYDAVLYVDEAHSVGVRGEKGLGLAEEQSVVEHVDLLVGTFGKAWGGQGAFVVCEETVYNYLVNTARSLIFTTALPPVNIHWLNFVLPLILGMAEERKNVARMAQDLRKAVQDVGLRTGGESHIIPIMIGDEDRAVQIAEHLRRKGFWVQAVRTPTVPRGTARLRLSLCAGMESEQLASLPEHISQALAV from the coding sequence GTGAACTCCTTTACCTGTCGTTTAACAGATCAATTGCAGGTTTTATCCGAACAGGGCGTTCGCCGGAAGATGCTCTCTGTTCAGCAAACAGGCTCGGCTTCCCTTCAGCATCAGGATGTAGGTTTTCTGAATCTGGCTAGCAATGACTATCTCGGTTTGGCTGGTGATAAGGCATTGCTTCGAAGGTTTTATGCCGCCCTTGAGCAGGAACCTTTTTTTGAGCGCTATGCTTTGGGGAGTGGGGCTTCGCGTCTTATGACCGGCAACCATGCGCAGTATGCTCTTTTGGAAGAAGGGCTGGCTAGCTCGTACCAGAAGGATAAGGCACTGATTTTTAATTCCGGCTACCATATTAATATAGGATTGCTGCCCGCACTTGCCCGGAAAGGAGATCTCATCCTTGCGGATAAGCTCTGTCATGCCAGTCTCATCGATGGAATGCGCCTTTCTGGAGCCAAGATGATTCGTTACCCTCATCTCGATTATGTTTCTCTCGAAAAGTTACTGCAAAAATATCGTGCAGGGGGGAGGGCTCAGAAAAAGCAGACTATTTTTATCGTGACCGAATCCATCTTTTCTATGGATGGTGATTGCGCTGATCTTCCTGCCTTGGTTCGCCTGAAGGAAGAGTATGACGCAGTTTTGTATGTGGATGAAGCCCATTCTGTTGGGGTGCGGGGTGAGAAAGGCCTGGGATTGGCCGAAGAACAGAGTGTTGTTGAGCATGTTGATCTCCTGGTAGGGACCTTTGGCAAGGCCTGGGGAGGGCAGGGTGCCTTTGTGGTCTGTGAGGAGACCGTATATAATTACTTGGTCAATACGGCGCGGTCGCTGATTTTTACTACCGCCCTTCCTCCTGTGAATATTCATTGGCTCAATTTTGTGCTCCCTCTTATTTTGGGGATGGCCGAAGAGCGGAAGAACGTGGCAAGGATGGCACAAGATTTGCGCAAGGCCGTGCAGGATGTTGGGCTCAGGACCGGCGGGGAAAGTCATATCATTCCGATTATGATCGGTGATGAGGACAGGGCTGTTCAGATTGCAGAACATTTGCGCCGGAAAGGTTTCTGGGTACAGGCTGTTCGTACCCCGACCGTTCCTCGTGGCACAGCTCGTTTACGTCTTTCCTTGTGCGCTGGTATGGAATCTGAGCAACTTGCTTCCTTGCCCGAACATATATCTCAGGCCCTTGCCGTATGA